One region of Pseudoalteromonas luteoviolacea genomic DNA includes:
- a CDS encoding sensor histidine kinase has translation MRCFLLVLLCFFCTPIIASPLTNIEPTTIKPNTQALSLNNEAMFYLDYEGQFRSAFDFDRHSYHFRPISEINKKPKISIYSKWAYIKLDNQSKVTDWKMSFGFPRLAKLSVYKKLPNGWQDLVNLDESDPFSKRPVQDPQMYIPLNMDFGENIFLIEYQTFANAPANLQIHTPENYLKESHKSIITNASLTGVVAAILLIVLVNLFFNKNSTNVFYAAWTFLFFLIVVDTAGFSFQYFWPSYNAFSGQFSIFLMATVPLFHLLFVRGFLQLKHYHPALNKVYVAFIVLYTITVPTALLLDTVYFNLILSTLVIPVFVYTCSWSIKQKGPGMRTFTFSLINHLLFLNIFTILGASYGNFIDVFDITSFIKIGYLIEVLLFTIALALQHKSLQSRLLSQLQHQVHALNQTVNTKHREVSFKEEKLKEKEEKLFTDLSHELRTPLTVMKIQVESLQYNIVDNVQDSYNKLMSKIDELNTFIDQLMLVTDDKDIASLLSQESTNAHVYINEIFQTCISQGDPKTSTFSITNKLDRSLSITLDKQTISNAVCEVVKNALRFGGEGVEISLNTYLDHDFLVIRIEDSGMPLSYEAHQQLFQPLFREEVSRSTLMGGKGMGLAVCKKIVESHGGKIESHNSLLGGLCIEISLPMDNSVQISDAQAS, from the coding sequence ATGCGTTGTTTTTTGCTGGTACTGCTGTGTTTTTTTTGTACACCAATCATTGCTAGTCCATTGACCAATATAGAGCCAACAACAATAAAACCAAATACACAGGCTCTCTCTCTAAATAATGAAGCGATGTTTTACCTCGATTACGAAGGACAGTTTCGCAGTGCATTTGACTTTGACCGCCATTCATACCACTTCAGGCCAATTAGCGAAATAAATAAGAAACCAAAAATAAGCATTTATTCGAAATGGGCATACATTAAGCTTGATAATCAAAGTAAGGTCACAGACTGGAAGATGTCATTTGGCTTTCCTCGCTTAGCTAAGCTGTCAGTATATAAAAAACTACCAAATGGGTGGCAAGACCTTGTGAATTTGGACGAATCGGACCCTTTCAGTAAACGTCCAGTTCAAGATCCACAAATGTATATACCTCTGAACATGGATTTTGGTGAAAACATCTTTCTTATCGAATATCAAACGTTTGCAAACGCGCCAGCAAATTTGCAAATTCATACTCCTGAAAATTACCTTAAAGAGTCACACAAAAGTATCATCACTAATGCAAGCCTCACTGGCGTGGTTGCTGCTATCTTATTAATCGTTTTAGTAAATTTATTTTTTAATAAAAATAGTACAAACGTTTTTTATGCCGCTTGGACTTTTTTATTCTTTTTAATAGTCGTTGATACTGCGGGGTTCAGCTTTCAGTATTTTTGGCCCTCATACAATGCATTCTCTGGTCAATTTTCAATATTTTTAATGGCCACTGTCCCACTTTTTCATCTACTATTTGTCAGAGGCTTCTTGCAGCTAAAGCATTACCATCCAGCCTTAAATAAAGTCTATGTTGCTTTTATCGTACTTTACACAATCACTGTACCCACTGCTTTGTTGCTCGACACGGTCTATTTCAATCTCATTTTAAGTACACTAGTCATCCCTGTTTTTGTTTACACTTGTTCGTGGAGCATTAAGCAAAAGGGTCCAGGGATGCGTACTTTCACGTTTAGCTTGATAAACCATCTATTGTTTTTAAATATATTTACTATTTTGGGGGCAAGCTATGGCAACTTTATTGATGTTTTCGACATTACTTCATTCATCAAAATTGGGTACCTGATAGAAGTACTTTTATTCACCATTGCACTTGCTTTACAACACAAATCTCTGCAATCAAGGTTGTTAAGTCAACTTCAACATCAAGTGCATGCATTGAATCAAACAGTAAATACCAAACACCGCGAAGTTAGCTTTAAAGAAGAAAAGCTAAAAGAGAAAGAAGAGAAACTATTTACTGATTTGTCACATGAACTCAGAACGCCCCTAACTGTAATGAAGATTCAAGTTGAATCATTGCAGTACAATATTGTAGACAATGTTCAAGACTCCTATAACAAGCTAATGAGTAAAATTGATGAGCTCAATACCTTTATAGACCAACTGATGTTAGTAACAGATGACAAGGATATCGCATCGCTTTTAAGTCAAGAATCTACTAATGCACATGTCTACATTAATGAAATTTTCCAGACATGTATCAGCCAAGGTGACCCAAAAACATCAACATTTTCCATCACTAATAAATTAGACCGCTCATTGTCTATTACATTAGACAAACAAACCATCTCAAATGCAGTATGTGAAGTAGTAAAAAATGCTCTGAGATTTGGAGGAGAGGGCGTCGAAATTTCATTAAATACATATTTAGATCACGATTTCCTTGTGATCAGAATAGAAGATTCGGGCATGCCCTTGTCATATGAAGCACACCAACAATTGTTTCAACCTTTATTCAGAGAAGAAGTGTCTCGAAGCACGCTCATGGGTGGTAAAGGAATGGGACTAGCAGTGTGCAAAAAAATTGTAGAATCTCACGGCGGTAAAATCGAGTCACACAATAGTTTACTTGGCGGCTTATGTATCGAAATCTCTTTGCCTATGGATAATTCCGTACAGATTAGTGATGCCCAAGCAAGTTAA
- the minD gene encoding septum site-determining protein MinD, whose product MAKIIVVTSGKGGVGKTTSSAAIGTGLALKGYKTAIIDFDIGLRNLDLIMGCERRVVYDFVNVINGEANLNQALIKDKRVEKLFILPASQTRDKDALTREGVEKVLNELKEDFDFIICDSPAGIEAGAMMALYFADEAIVTTNPEVSSVRDSDRILGILQSKSRRAEDGAAPVKEHLLLTRYNPERVATGEMLSVEDVQEILAIDLLGVIPESKSVLNASNSGQPVILDTDSDAGQAYSDAIDRLLGEIIDFRFLNVEKKGLLKRIFGG is encoded by the coding sequence ATGGCAAAAATTATTGTCGTAACTTCCGGTAAAGGTGGTGTGGGTAAAACTACATCGAGTGCAGCAATTGGTACGGGGTTAGCATTAAAAGGCTATAAAACAGCCATCATCGATTTTGATATTGGCCTTAGAAATCTCGACTTAATCATGGGATGTGAGCGCCGTGTGGTTTATGATTTCGTTAACGTCATCAACGGTGAAGCAAACTTAAATCAGGCGCTCATCAAAGATAAGCGAGTAGAAAAACTTTTCATTCTTCCTGCATCTCAGACGCGAGATAAAGATGCTTTGACTCGTGAAGGCGTAGAAAAAGTTTTAAATGAACTAAAAGAAGACTTTGATTTTATCATCTGTGATTCGCCAGCTGGTATCGAAGCTGGTGCAATGATGGCGCTTTATTTTGCTGATGAAGCGATCGTAACCACAAACCCTGAAGTATCATCGGTAAGAGACTCTGATCGAATTTTAGGGATATTGCAAAGTAAGTCACGACGCGCTGAAGACGGTGCGGCGCCAGTCAAAGAGCATCTACTGTTAACCCGTTACAACCCTGAGCGTGTAGCCACTGGCGAAATGTTATCTGTAGAAGATGTGCAAGAAATCTTAGCCATTGACCTTCTTGGTGTCATACCTGAGTCGAAGTCGGTTCTCAACGCTTCTAACTCTGGTCAGCCCGTTATTTTAGACACCGATTCTGATGCTGGCCAAGCGTACAGTGACGCAATTGACAGATTGCTTGGTGAAATAATCGACTTTAGATTTTTAAATGTTGAAAAGAAAGGTCTACTGAAAAGAATTTTCGGAGGTTAA
- a CDS encoding YcgN family cysteine cluster protein, with amino-acid sequence MSSIEFWEAKSLADMSTEEWEAICDGCGKCCLHSFINSEEEEEQFESTDVLREGEELLYTDVICQYSDIQTGGCTRYSERQTLVPTCVQLTKENLKDIFFMPQSCSYRRLHEGRGLAAWHPLKNSGSKSLMHELNVSIKGKVVKETDVDLEEEFEEHIVEWPEFDCD; translated from the coding sequence ATGAGCAGTATAGAATTTTGGGAAGCGAAGTCTTTAGCAGACATGAGCACCGAAGAGTGGGAAGCAATTTGCGATGGGTGTGGTAAATGCTGCCTTCATTCGTTTATTAATAGTGAAGAAGAGGAAGAACAATTCGAAAGCACCGATGTACTAAGAGAAGGTGAAGAATTGTTATACACTGATGTGATCTGCCAGTACAGTGACATACAAACCGGTGGATGTACACGCTATAGTGAGCGTCAAACGCTTGTCCCTACTTGCGTACAGTTAACAAAAGAGAACCTTAAAGATATTTTCTTTATGCCTCAATCATGTAGTTACCGTCGACTACATGAAGGTAGAGGTCTGGCAGCATGGCACCCACTCAAAAACAGTGGGTCTAAATCACTAATGCATGAATTAAATGTCAGTATAAAAGGCAAGGTCGTAAAAGAAACCGATGTCGACCTAGAGGAAGAATTTGAAGAACATATCGTCGAATGGCCTGAGTTCGACTGCGATTAA
- the minC gene encoding septum site-determining protein MinC, translating to MSTQSFELKGNLFTLSVLQLLNADLSIVKAQLSEKISQAPKFFKGAPIVINLAEVQDEPLVLSDLKSILSELSLNPVGICNGSDEHNDTAKSIGMSVLNYTKDVAPSISSNTQTEVVEKHVYVPAQVVNGTVRSGQQIYAKDRDLIIMGAVSHGAEVIADGNIHIYGTLRGRAIAGAQGNDSASIYCQKLEAELVSVNGSYWISDSLQGEFWGNPCKITQTNESLELTALVKG from the coding sequence ATGTCTACACAATCTTTCGAACTCAAAGGGAACCTTTTCACGTTATCTGTATTACAGCTTTTGAATGCTGACTTAAGTATTGTAAAAGCACAGTTGAGTGAAAAAATATCTCAGGCGCCTAAGTTCTTTAAAGGCGCACCTATCGTAATAAATCTGGCCGAAGTCCAAGACGAGCCTTTGGTACTTTCAGATTTAAAGTCTATCTTAAGTGAGCTATCACTCAATCCTGTTGGTATTTGCAATGGTAGTGACGAGCATAACGACACTGCAAAATCCATTGGCATGTCTGTTTTGAATTATACAAAAGATGTTGCGCCAAGCATTTCAAGCAATACTCAAACTGAGGTTGTTGAAAAACATGTTTATGTGCCAGCTCAAGTGGTGAATGGGACTGTTAGATCAGGTCAGCAAATATACGCCAAAGACAGGGATTTGATTATTATGGGGGCTGTTAGTCACGGCGCAGAAGTAATAGCAGATGGTAATATTCATATTTACGGAACATTACGAGGCCGTGCAATTGCTGGTGCACAAGGTAATGATTCTGCGAGTATTTACTGTCAAAAATTGGAAGCTGAGCTAGTATCAGTTAATGGTAGCTACTGGATCAGCGATTCCCTTCAAGGGGAATTTTGGGGTAATCCTTGTAAGATTACCCAAACAAATGAATCTTTAGAATTAACAGCATTGGTCAAAGGATAA
- the cydB gene encoding cytochrome d ubiquinol oxidase subunit II: protein MLSSEFLAVFYGALMALAIIVYAVLDGYDLGVGILLPFKNKQQADTMISSIGPFWDANETWLVLAVGLALIAFPLAHSVILQALYLPVALMLLGLILRGVAFDFRAKAKTKYQDTWDFSFKIGSILTAFSQGFMLGLYVMSFEKSVESYGFAILSGFGVVAAYALIGSAWLIMKTTGQLQRKAVNWCKKTNIIAACGVIAVSAVNPLINDFVAAKWFDLNESLILLPIPVLCMILFVIQNTLLSSFDDAEDILKSWRPFAIATSIFLLCFSGLLHSFYPYVVPNQLTIYESLADPSALTFMLYGVIVVVPAIIGYTLFSYRVFWGKTQALSYY from the coding sequence ATGCTTAGTAGTGAATTCTTAGCTGTGTTTTACGGTGCATTAATGGCATTGGCAATAATTGTTTATGCTGTCTTGGATGGTTATGACCTTGGTGTTGGTATTCTGTTACCATTTAAAAATAAACAACAAGCAGATACCATGATTTCTTCTATTGGTCCTTTTTGGGATGCTAATGAAACTTGGCTTGTATTGGCAGTTGGACTCGCTTTGATTGCTTTTCCACTTGCCCACTCCGTGATATTACAAGCACTTTATTTGCCGGTCGCTTTAATGCTTTTGGGTTTGATTTTAAGGGGGGTTGCTTTTGATTTTCGTGCTAAAGCAAAAACAAAATATCAAGATACGTGGGATTTTAGTTTTAAAATAGGCAGTATCCTTACTGCATTTTCTCAAGGTTTTATGCTTGGTTTATATGTTATGTCGTTTGAGAAAAGTGTAGAAAGCTATGGATTTGCAATTTTAAGCGGGTTTGGTGTTGTGGCAGCTTATGCATTAATTGGCTCTGCTTGGTTAATTATGAAAACAACGGGTCAATTACAACGAAAAGCCGTTAATTGGTGCAAAAAGACCAACATCATTGCGGCTTGCGGTGTGATTGCGGTTTCCGCTGTCAATCCATTAATTAACGACTTTGTTGCTGCAAAATGGTTCGATCTAAACGAATCACTCATACTATTGCCAATACCGGTTTTGTGTATGATTTTATTCGTCATACAAAATACGCTATTAAGTAGCTTCGATGATGCTGAAGACATACTAAAAAGCTGGCGGCCATTCGCCATCGCAACATCAATATTTCTTTTATGTTTTTCAGGTCTGCTACATAGCTTTTACCCTTACGTTGTGCCAAATCAACTCACAATTTATGAGTCTCTCGCAGATCCTTCAGCTCTTACTTTTATGCTGTATGGTGTCATTGTGGTGGTACCTGCAATTATTGGCTACACATTGTTTTCATATCGTGTTTTTTGGGGAAAAACACAAGCACTATCTTATTATTAA
- the minE gene encoding cell division topological specificity factor MinE, with protein sequence MSLLDYFRSEKKNSASLAKERLQIIVAHERSKRGTPDYLPQLKQDILEVISKYVKVDSDAVNVQFEQNEDDLAVLELNVTLPEDEQK encoded by the coding sequence TTGTCTTTACTTGACTATTTTCGTTCAGAAAAAAAGAATAGCGCCTCTTTAGCGAAAGAACGTTTGCAAATTATTGTTGCTCATGAGCGCTCTAAGCGTGGCACGCCAGATTACTTGCCGCAACTTAAGCAGGATATTTTGGAAGTCATTAGTAAATATGTAAAAGTAGATTCAGATGCTGTGAATGTTCAGTTTGAGCAAAACGAGGACGATTTGGCAGTACTTGAATTAAATGTTACTTTGCCTGAAGACGAACAAAAATAA
- a CDS encoding anhydro-N-acetylmuramic acid kinase: MNPHIQRLYKLSEKKQRTIIGLMSGTSLDGLDIAVCVISGSGISTQCKVTHFETVAYDDAIKEKILAVFSKEYVDLKYMTLLNPWIGTYHARLVNEQLSRWGIEDKDIDLIASHGQTIYHCPNSFHDLPDFKHGTLQIGDGDHIAIDTGIITLSDFRQKHIAAGFEGAPLAQYGDYYLFAEPNKNTLLLNIGGIANFTFIGKNHTLNDIICSDIGPGNTLMDQYVRKYLNLAYDQNGDLASKGIVCKELLSALTSLDFIIQPMPKTTGPELFNVDLLESIILHKKLKISHHDTLATLNEFTAYCIVDHITKLDVSGTVEVIVSGGGAHNDTLFNKLKDKLSRNFNIVKLDNDGIDTDSKEAVLFAVLANQCVMSESADENTQGQLTFGKISLPL; encoded by the coding sequence ATGAACCCACATATACAAAGACTTTACAAACTATCAGAAAAAAAACAAAGAACCATTATAGGCTTAATGAGCGGAACATCTTTGGATGGCTTGGATATCGCCGTTTGTGTGATTTCTGGGTCTGGCATAAGTACACAATGTAAAGTTACTCATTTTGAAACTGTCGCTTATGACGATGCAATCAAAGAAAAGATTTTAGCTGTCTTTTCTAAAGAATATGTTGACCTGAAATATATGACTTTGCTCAACCCTTGGATTGGCACTTACCATGCACGCTTAGTTAACGAGCAATTATCAAGATGGGGAATAGAAGATAAAGACATCGATCTAATAGCAAGCCATGGGCAAACGATTTATCATTGTCCAAATAGTTTCCATGATTTACCCGACTTTAAACATGGTACTTTGCAGATTGGGGATGGCGATCATATTGCTATAGATACAGGTATAATAACCTTATCCGATTTTAGACAAAAGCACATAGCAGCAGGGTTCGAAGGTGCGCCTTTAGCACAATACGGTGATTATTATCTGTTCGCTGAGCCCAATAAAAACACTTTACTTTTAAATATCGGTGGAATTGCAAATTTTACATTTATAGGGAAGAACCATACTCTTAATGACATCATTTGCTCTGACATTGGACCTGGAAACACCTTGATGGACCAATATGTCCGAAAATATTTAAATCTAGCTTATGACCAAAATGGGGACTTAGCTTCTAAAGGTATAGTATGCAAAGAATTACTATCGGCATTGACGTCATTGGACTTCATTATACAGCCTATGCCTAAAACCACTGGCCCAGAATTGTTTAATGTAGACTTACTAGAATCAATAATTTTGCACAAGAAGCTTAAAATTTCGCACCATGACACACTTGCGACATTAAATGAATTCACTGCATATTGTATTGTTGACCACATTACAAAGCTAGATGTTTCAGGAACAGTAGAGGTCATAGTCAGTGGTGGTGGTGCCCACAATGACACACTTTTCAATAAACTAAAGGATAAACTCTCAAGGAATTTTAATATTGTGAAGCTTGATAATGATGGAATTGATACAGACTCTAAAGAAGCTGTACTGTTCGCCGTACTTGCGAATCAATGTGTCATGAGTGAAAGTGCAGATGAGAATACACAAGGGCAATTGACCTTCGGGAAAATTTCACTACCTCTGTAA
- a CDS encoding lytic murein transglycosylase, translated as MTKTLKVILTSLCFSASVNATTQADFDKYVQKLKSEALAKGYEQSLVESAFATAKFKKKVIKADKTQPEIVETLETYLPKRVPDWKIKRARKLYKENKELLDQIERDFGVQGRFIIALWGLESSFGRVQGGYPVISALVTLAFDGRREALYKRQLWAALDILRDGHIGLDKFNGSWAGAMGQTQFMPTSFNAYAVDYNKDGRKDIWTTKEDAFASIANYLKSVGWNNNLTWGRQVKLPDGFSENYVLKRGTKNHSQWLEFFANSERSLADWQTLGVRRTDGTDLPNVSISAALVMPDDINGRMYLAYDNYKALMNWNRSYYFVTSVGYLSDRIGYPKI; from the coding sequence GTGACTAAAACTTTAAAAGTTATACTTACATCTCTGTGTTTTTCAGCATCAGTCAATGCAACAACGCAAGCAGACTTCGATAAATACGTTCAAAAACTAAAATCAGAAGCACTTGCCAAAGGCTATGAACAATCATTAGTAGAATCAGCTTTCGCGACAGCTAAGTTTAAAAAGAAAGTGATCAAAGCAGACAAGACACAGCCGGAGATTGTCGAAACGCTTGAAACTTATCTTCCAAAGCGTGTACCTGACTGGAAAATAAAGCGCGCGAGAAAGTTGTACAAAGAAAACAAAGAGCTTCTAGACCAAATTGAGCGCGATTTCGGTGTACAAGGGCGGTTTATTATAGCACTTTGGGGACTTGAGAGTAGTTTTGGTCGAGTGCAGGGAGGCTACCCTGTTATCAGCGCACTTGTCACCTTGGCATTTGATGGTAGACGCGAAGCACTTTACAAACGCCAATTATGGGCTGCTTTAGATATATTACGTGATGGCCACATAGGTTTAGACAAGTTCAATGGCTCATGGGCAGGTGCAATGGGTCAAACTCAATTCATGCCCACTTCATTTAACGCTTATGCTGTTGATTATAATAAAGATGGCCGCAAAGATATTTGGACAACAAAAGAAGATGCCTTTGCATCCATTGCAAACTATCTTAAAAGTGTAGGTTGGAATAATAATTTAACATGGGGAAGACAAGTTAAACTACCTGATGGCTTTTCCGAGAATTATGTATTGAAGAGAGGCACGAAAAATCATAGCCAATGGCTTGAGTTTTTTGCAAACTCCGAACGGTCTCTAGCTGACTGGCAAACCCTAGGTGTAAGGCGCACAGATGGCACTGATTTGCCAAATGTGAGTATCAGTGCAGCTTTAGTTATGCCGGATGATATCAATGGCAGAATGTATTTAGCTTATGATAATTACAAAGCTCTGATGAACTGGAACCGAAGCTATTATTTTGTAACCAGTGTTGGATATCTCTCTGACAGGATTGGTTATCCAAAAATTTAA
- a CDS encoding substrate-binding periplasmic protein yields MKKILIAIAFYSSFVHSAPNCKTEKKVGIGGTWPPYIRYENDVPKGVDIAITKLVFEKAKICIQFLRLPSSARGLVELYKGFIDVLPSASFNIERAQNAHFTVPYRRERMRLFTRLELAPVKSLTELFAAEYTFVTNPGAYYGEELRQILQISWYQQRLVEVASASRRMELVNKKRIDFLIEDEYSGYYYINRLGYDKLRLHSYIVNDNAIHFMLSRINFTQQEIDAVNEAIESLKPEIEKILKAAQPKELTKENI; encoded by the coding sequence GTGAAAAAGATCTTAATTGCAATTGCTTTCTACTCAAGCTTCGTCCATTCTGCGCCAAACTGTAAAACAGAAAAAAAGGTCGGTATAGGTGGCACTTGGCCCCCATACATCCGATATGAAAACGATGTCCCAAAAGGTGTAGATATAGCGATAACTAAGTTAGTTTTTGAAAAAGCAAAGATCTGTATTCAGTTTTTGCGTTTACCTAGCTCAGCCAGAGGGTTAGTTGAATTATATAAAGGATTTATTGATGTTTTGCCCTCAGCTAGTTTTAATATAGAAAGAGCACAAAACGCACATTTTACAGTTCCTTATAGGCGGGAACGCATGAGATTATTTACCAGACTTGAACTTGCGCCAGTCAAAAGCCTTACTGAATTGTTTGCCGCAGAATACACCTTCGTTACAAACCCTGGGGCATACTATGGCGAGGAGTTAAGGCAAATCTTACAAATTTCTTGGTATCAGCAAAGGCTTGTAGAAGTCGCAAGCGCTTCAAGACGAATGGAACTGGTAAACAAAAAAAGAATCGACTTTTTAATAGAGGATGAATACAGCGGATATTATTATATCAATCGACTTGGGTACGATAAATTAAGGTTACACTCATATATCGTCAACGATAATGCTATCCACTTTATGTTGAGCCGGATAAATTTCACTCAGCAAGAAATTGATGCGGTTAACGAAGCAATAGAAAGCTTAAAACCAGAAATAGAAAAAATATTAAAAGCGGCACAACCAAAAGAGCTAACTAAGGAGAACATTTGA
- a CDS encoding YcgL domain-containing protein translates to MLSAVYKSSKKADTYLFIEKRDDFSKVPEPLMGTFGTPIFVMLIDLAKREKLGVADLDLVKDKLTEQGFYLQIPPPEENLLDEFKKRNGAKSD, encoded by the coding sequence ATGCTAAGTGCAGTATACAAAAGTAGTAAAAAAGCCGACACCTACCTTTTTATTGAAAAAAGAGACGATTTCAGCAAAGTTCCTGAACCTTTAATGGGCACTTTTGGCACCCCAATATTTGTCATGTTAATTGATCTTGCCAAAAGAGAAAAACTTGGGGTTGCAGATTTAGACTTGGTTAAGGATAAATTAACTGAACAAGGTTTTTACTTGCAGATTCCACCTCCAGAAGAAAATCTTTTGGATGAATTTAAAAAACGAAATGGAGCAAAGAGTGACTAA
- a CDS encoding Na/Pi symporter, giving the protein MSEYSQKSLPSKLLTWGAIAFLVYLVLVAVGTVSGGFKLASGGSEGAKEIFAFATNPFVALLLGALATALVQSSSTVTSVIVGLVAGGLPLQIAIPMIMGANIGTTITNTLVSIGHIRSKEEFQRAFAASTVHDFFNLFAVAIFLPLEIMFGLLEKFSASLAHLFVGDADLSIKSYNFIKPLVKPAVGVVKDSVSFLDGKAAGIAMVVIGIALILFAVTTLGKLLKQALVGKAKDLLHGAIGRGPIAGISSGAVVTVMVQSSSTTTSLMIPLAGSGVFTTRQIYPFTLGANIGTTITALLAATSITGPAGEVALTVALVHVMFNVFAVGLIYGLPLLREIPIKCAEKLAEVGAKNKTAAFGYVLGSFFVVPGLIMLAVR; this is encoded by the coding sequence ATGAGTGAATATAGCCAAAAGTCATTACCATCAAAGTTACTAACCTGGGGTGCAATTGCATTTCTTGTTTATTTAGTGCTAGTTGCCGTAGGTACAGTCAGTGGTGGTTTTAAACTTGCTTCCGGCGGTTCTGAAGGTGCGAAAGAAATTTTCGCCTTTGCTACTAATCCATTCGTCGCACTTCTATTGGGTGCACTTGCTACAGCCCTAGTTCAATCATCTTCTACTGTAACATCTGTTATAGTCGGTTTAGTTGCTGGTGGTTTGCCATTACAAATCGCCATCCCTATGATTATGGGTGCAAACATAGGTACTACAATTACAAACACATTAGTATCTATAGGTCATATTCGTTCTAAAGAAGAGTTCCAAAGAGCCTTTGCTGCTTCTACTGTACATGATTTCTTCAATCTATTTGCGGTAGCGATCTTCTTACCATTAGAGATCATGTTCGGTTTATTAGAAAAGTTCTCTGCCAGTCTTGCGCACCTATTCGTTGGTGATGCGGACTTATCAATTAAGAGTTATAACTTCATCAAGCCTTTAGTGAAACCAGCTGTTGGCGTTGTTAAAGATTCTGTAAGTTTCCTAGATGGAAAAGCTGCTGGTATCGCAATGGTTGTTATTGGTATCGCATTAATCCTCTTTGCTGTAACAACTTTAGGCAAGCTGCTAAAACAAGCACTTGTAGGTAAAGCAAAAGACTTACTTCATGGTGCAATCGGCCGCGGTCCAATTGCAGGGATCAGTTCAGGTGCTGTAGTTACTGTTATGGTTCAGTCTTCATCAACGACTACTAGCTTAATGATTCCACTTGCAGGTAGCGGTGTTTTCACTACGCGTCAAATCTACCCATTCACACTGGGTGCAAACATCGGTACTACTATTACAGCGCTACTTGCAGCAACTTCAATCACAGGCCCTGCGGGTGAAGTAGCGTTAACTGTTGCGTTAGTACATGTAATGTTCAACGTTTTCGCTGTTGGTCTAATCTACGGTTTGCCACTACTGCGCGAAATCCCAATCAAGTGTGCTGAGAAGCTTGCTGAAGTGGGTGCTAAGAACAAGACTGCTGCGTTCGGATATGTACTTGGTTCATTCTTCGTAGTACCCGGTCTTATCATGCTAGCTGTTCGTTAA